The Streptomyces sp. M92 nucleotide sequence CCCGGCCCCAGCAGCCCCAGCAGCCCCAGGGCCCTGCCGCGGGCCAGGCCCAGGGCGCGGGCCAGGCCCAGGGCGCGGGCCAGCCCCAGCCTCGCCCCCAGCCCCAGGAGCAGCCGTCCCTGACCGGGGGTCAGCCCCGGCGCATGCCGGGGACGGAGGGCGTCGGACGCTCGTACGCCATAGGCGCGCCGGACCGCAACGCCGCCGAGGGTCCCGAGCCGCTGGACGGGCCCGGCGGGGCCGTGGAGGTCGCCGACCCGCCGCGTCCGCAGCCGATGGACGACGAGTTGCCGCCGGAGCCGCTGGACAACCCGCGGCGGCTGCTGGTGTGGCCCGCTCCGGACGTGTCCACGCAGCAGGCGCTCAGCGACCGTGGTTACCGGCCGGTCACCGTGAACTCGCGCGAGGAGGTCGACGCCCAGATCGCGGCGTTCCCCGCCGCGCTGTTCGTGGACCCGCTGACCGGCCCCATCACCCGTACCGCGCTCCAGTCCCTGCGCCAGGCGGCGGTGGCGGCCGAGGTGCCGGTGCTGGTCACGGCCGGCCTCGGACAGGCCTCGCGGGACGCCGCGTACGGCGCCGACCCCGCCGTACTGCTGAAGGCGCTCGCGCCGCGCGACAGTGAGCAGCACCCGCCGCGCGTCCTGCTGATCGAGGAGCACGCGGAGATCGCGCTGGCGCTGACCGCGACGCTGGAGCGGCGCGGGATGCAGGTGGCGCGGGCGGCGAGCGACGCCGACGCGGTGACGCTGGCCGGGCAGTTCCGGCCCAACCTGGTCGTGATGGACCTGATGCAGATCGAGGCGCGCCAGGAGGGGCACGCCGGGATCATCGACTGGCTGCGCGCGAACGGGCAGCTCAACCGCACCCCGCTCGTCGTCTACACCGCCGCCGTCGACCAGGCCGACCTGCCGCGGCTGGCCTCGGGCGAGACGGTGCTGTTCCTGGCGGAGCGTTCCACCAGCGGCGAGGTGCAGACCCGGATCGTCGAGCTGCTCTCCCGGATCGGCACCAACTGACGCGCGTACGCCGGGCTCGACACCGCCCGGCGTACGCGCGCTGCGGACCCGGTCAGAGCCGGGTCACGTCCAGCCCTCCGTCGGCGTACTGCCTGCGCAGCACCTTCTTGTCGAACTTGCCGACGCTCGTCTTCGGCACCGCCTCGATCACCGTCCAGCGCTCCGGGAGCTGCCACTTGGCGATCTTGCCGTCCTCGGCGAGGAAAGCCCGCAGTTCCTCGAAGCCGACGCTCGCGCCCTCCTTGAGGACGACGGTGGCCAGCGGGCGCTCGCCCCACTTGTCGTCGGGGACGGCGACGACGGCGGCCTCGGCGACGTCCGGGTGGGACATCAGCGCGTTCTCCAGCTCCACGGAGGAGATCCACTCGCCGCCGGACTTGATGACGTCCTTGGCGCGGTCGGTGAGGGTGAGGAAGCCGTCGGGGGAGATGATGCCGACGTCGCCGGTCTTCAGCCAGCCGTCCTCGCTGAACTTGTCCTCGGGGCGCAGCGGCTCGGCGCCCGGCCCGTTGTAGTACGCGCCGGCGATCCAGTTGCCGCGCACCTCCAGCTCACCGGCGGACTCGCCGTCCCAGGGCAGGCGCTCGCCGCCGGGACCGGTGAGGCGGGCCTCGACGCCGGCCGGGAAGCGGCCCTGGGTGAGGCGGTAGGCGAACTCCCGGTCGGTGCCGATCGCGTGGGCCGGCGGCCGGGCGACCGTGCCGAGCGGGGAGGTCTCCGTCATGCCCCAGGCGTGGCAGACTCGCATGCCGAGCTGGTCGAAGGCCTCCATGAGGGAGGGCGGGCAGGCGGAGCCGCCGATGGTGACCTGGGTGAGGGAGGAGACGTCCCTCGGCTTGGCGGTCAGCTCGGCGAGCAGGCCCTGCCAGATGGTGGGGACGGCGGCGGCGTGGGACGGCCGCTCGCCCTCGATCATCTCGGCGAGCGGGGCGGGCTGGAGGAAGCGGTCCGGCATCAGCATGTTCACGCCGGTCATGAAGGTGGCGTGCGGCAGGCCCCAGGCGTTGACGTGGAACTGCGGAACGACGACCAGTGAGGTGTCCTCGTCGGTCAGGCCCATCGACTGAGCCATGTTGACCTGCATGGAGTGCAGGTAGATGGAGCGGTGGCTGTAGACCACGCCCTTGGGGTCGCCGGTGGTGCCGGAGGTGTAGCACATGGCGGCGGCGGCCCGCTCGTCCAGCTCGGGCCAGTCGTAGGCCGTCGGCTTCCCGGCGATCAGGTCCTCGTACTCGTGCACCTGGACCGACGCACCAGCCAGCAGGGCGCGGTCGCCGGGGCCGGTGACGACGACGTGCTCGACCGTCTTCAGGTGCGGGAGCAGCGGGGCGAGCAGCGGCAGCAGGGAGCCGTTGGCGATCACGACGCGGTCGGCCGCGTGGTTCACGATCCAGGCCAGCTGCTCGGGCGGGAGGCGGAGATTGAGGGTGTGGAGGACCGCGCCCATGGAGGGGATCGCGAAGTAGGCCTCGACGTGCTCGGCGTTGTTCCACATGAGGGTGGCCACGCGCTCGTCGTCGCCGACGGCGAGGTCCTCGCGCAGGGCGTGCGCCAGCTGGGCGGCACGCTCGCCGATCTCGGCGAAGGAGCGGCGGTGCGGCTCGTCCTCACCGGTCCAGGTGGTCACCTGCGAGCTGCCGTGGATCGTCGACCCGTGGTTCAGGATCCTCGAAATCAGCAGCGGTACGTCCTGCATCGTGCTCAGCACGGTGTCCTCCCGGGGCGACATTGCCTACGCGGCGGTAAGGGTTGCGCTGATTCTGCGCACATACCGCGCGGTATGTCACTACTCCGGGCTGATCGATCAGTGTGCGGACGTCTCCGGGGTGTCCCGACGGGCGCCCTCGACGGCGGCACACGCACCGGGCCGGGACGGACGCATACCGGCTCGGAACCGGACGAAGCCCGGCTCAGGACCGGACGGACCTCCGTTCAGGGCCGGACGGACCTCGGCTCAGGACCGGACGGACCTCGGCTCAGGACCGGACGAATCCCAGCTCGGGGTCCTCACGCAGCTTACCGAGCGCCCGGGACACCGCCGACTTCACCGTACCCACGGAAACGCCGAGCACGTCGGCCGTCTGGGCCTCGCTGAGATCCTCGTAGTACCTGAGGACGACCATCGCGCGCTGCCGGGCGGGCAGCTTCATGATCGCCCGCCACATCGCGTCGTGCAGCGCCTGGCGCTCGGCCGGGTCGTCGCCGGCCGGTACGGACTCCGGCTCGGGCAGCTCGTCGCAGGCGAACTCGTCGACCTTGCGCTTGCGCCACTGCGACGTCCGGGTGTTCACCAGCGCCCGGCGCACATAGCCGTCGAGGGCCCGGTGGTCCTCGATGCGCTCCCAGGCCACGTAGGTCTTGGTGAGGGCGGTCTGCAGCAGGTCCTCCGCGTCGCTCGGGTTCGCGGTGAGCGACCGGGCGGTGCGCAGCAGCACCGGCTGGCGGGCCTTCACGTACGACGAGAACGACGGGTACGGGAAGGCCTGCGCCCTTGCCACGGCTCTGGCCGGAGCCTTGGCCGGGGCCATGGCGGTGGCGGCGTTCGAAGCGCTGGTGCAGACGGGTGCGGTCATGTCTCAACGCTATGAGCGCGAGGGTGCCCGGCGGATCGCCCGCAGGTCCCGAAGCCGCGTCCGCCTCAGGTTGTAGGGGTGGTGCTGACTGCACCTCCTGTAGGTGGACGAGGGGAGGAGAGGCAGTACGGGTTCACCCGGGTTCACCCCTGGGGGCCACCGCGGGCAGGACCGCCGGAAGGTCCCCGCGCACCCGAGAACGCCTGGGCGGCGGTGCCGGAACAACCGGTACACCGCCGCCCAGGCGCCTTGCGACCCCATGAAGCACACCCCGCACGGAGAGTGAGGGACCGGGCGCGGGAGCGCACCCGCGCCCCGGCCCCTCAGCTCACCACCACAGCGGGGAGAAGCTGACGGCCACGTTGTCGTTGCCCTGGTTGACCGCCGTGAACGCGGAGCCGTCGACCTGCGCGGTGTTGCTCTGGTTCGAGGCCCCCGAGCCGACGGCCTGCTGCTGTGTGGTCGACGAGTTGCCGTTGTTGTCGTCGCCGACGCCGCTGCCGATGATGCCCGCGAAGGCCTCCGAAGCGGTCGCGTTCGATCCGTCGTCCGCGATGGCGCCGTTGTCCGCCGTCGCGATGCCGCCGAAGAGGGCGGCGGCGAGCGGCAGGGCGGCGACGGCGGCGACGACGCGGGCGGTACGGATGCTTGCCATGTTGTTCCTCCAGAACAAGTGCGCACCGGCTTGCGGCCGTGGGCGCGGTCAGTACGTGAAGCTGCCTGGACCTGCGTGAAGTTGCGTGAAGCGGTTAAGAACTCTGGCTCTTGCCGAGGCAGTTGGCCGACCGCCTCGACGCTGTGCACGACGTCGCGTGATCAGAATTGCCCACCGAACCCCGGCGAACCACCCCGGAAGGCCTGATTCGCCCTCAAGCGTGATGACAAGTCGATAAACCCCTGCGCTTCCCATCCACCCCAGCCCAGCGCAGTAGGGACACCTGCACCCCAAGCACCGCAAGAGGTGAAGCGTTCCAGCACTTTTTCCACCCCACCGCCCCGCCCCGGCGTGTCGTACGCACCCACCCTTCCCTTTTTCGAACGCGCGTACGAACATGAAGTCATGGCCACCACAGACCGGCAGGCCACGACGCTGGCCCTCGCGCACGCCCTGTCAGCCGCCGAACGCGGTCTGGCCGTCATCCCCCTGTCCCGCACGAAGCTCCCGGCCCTCCGCTCCCCCCACCGCGACGACCCGTCCCCCGCCCCCTGCCACGGCGAGTGCGGCCGCCTCGGCCACGGGGTCCACGACGCCTCCACCGACCCGGCGCGCGTCCGCGAACTGTTCGCCGCCGCCCCCTGGGCCACCGGCTACGGCATCGCCTGCGGCCTGCCCCCGCACCACCTCATCGGCGTCGACCTGGACACGAAGTCGGAGACGGACTCCA carries:
- a CDS encoding long-chain fatty acid--CoA ligase, whose protein sequence is MSPREDTVLSTMQDVPLLISRILNHGSTIHGSSQVTTWTGEDEPHRRSFAEIGERAAQLAHALREDLAVGDDERVATLMWNNAEHVEAYFAIPSMGAVLHTLNLRLPPEQLAWIVNHAADRVVIANGSLLPLLAPLLPHLKTVEHVVVTGPGDRALLAGASVQVHEYEDLIAGKPTAYDWPELDERAAAAMCYTSGTTGDPKGVVYSHRSIYLHSMQVNMAQSMGLTDEDTSLVVVPQFHVNAWGLPHATFMTGVNMLMPDRFLQPAPLAEMIEGERPSHAAAVPTIWQGLLAELTAKPRDVSSLTQVTIGGSACPPSLMEAFDQLGMRVCHAWGMTETSPLGTVARPPAHAIGTDREFAYRLTQGRFPAGVEARLTGPGGERLPWDGESAGELEVRGNWIAGAYYNGPGAEPLRPEDKFSEDGWLKTGDVGIISPDGFLTLTDRAKDVIKSGGEWISSVELENALMSHPDVAEAAVVAVPDDKWGERPLATVVLKEGASVGFEELRAFLAEDGKIAKWQLPERWTVIEAVPKTSVGKFDKKVLRRQYADGGLDVTRL
- a CDS encoding SigE family RNA polymerase sigma factor; this encodes MTAPVCTSASNAATAMAPAKAPARAVARAQAFPYPSFSSYVKARQPVLLRTARSLTANPSDAEDLLQTALTKTYVAWERIEDHRALDGYVRRALVNTRTSQWRKRKVDEFACDELPEPESVPAGDDPAERQALHDAMWRAIMKLPARQRAMVVLRYYEDLSEAQTADVLGVSVGTVKSAVSRALGKLREDPELGFVRS